CAACTCCAATTACTTTAGCTCATGCCTTCGTACTTGAAGCCACAGGGGTGTTAGCTGTAACTCCAATTACTTTAGCTTAAGGCCTGATACTGGAAGCTACGGGGAGCGGTTTAAGCAGTTTGGTTGGTTATAACGAGAGTTAATACATTAATAGTGTGAATGGGTGAATGGATAGAAATAAGCTCGGTGTTGCTGAGCAAAGGCTGCTGAGTAACACCGGGCTTGAGAGTATCTCTGTTGATAAAGATTATTGTTCTTTATCAACCTGACTAATGGTTACAGATGAAAGATAGTTCAACAGCGCGATATCATTATCTACGCCCAGTTTCATCATGGCCGATTTCTTCTGGCTACTGATGGTTTTAATGCTGCGATTGAGCTTTCTGGCGATTTCAGTCACCAAGAAGCCCTCAGCAAATAACCGTAAAACTTCACTTTCTTTCGGTGATAAACGCTTATCACCGTAACCGTTAGCACTGATTTTTTCTAGCAGTTTAGCAACGCTCTCTGGGGTGAACTTCTTCCCTTTCTGTAGTGCTGCCAATGCCTTAGGCAAGTCGGCTGGTGCGCCTTGCTTTAATACTATCCCATCAATATCCAAGTCCAAAACGGAACTGAGAATAGCGGGGTTATTATTCATGGTCAGAACAATTATGGCTAAATCTGGGTAATGCCTTTTTATATATTTTATCAGAGTGATGCCATCACCGTACTTATCCCCAGGCATGGAGAGGTCGGTAATTAGCACATTGGCATCAAGTTTAGACAAACTGTTAATAAGCGCTGTGGAGTCTTCAAACTCCCCGACAACGTTTACCCATTCTATTTGCTCAAGCGACTTTCGGATGCCAAACAACACAATTGGATGGTCATCAGCAATAATTACATTAAGGTTGTTCATGGTTATGGGTTACCTTGCTGCAACAGTCTGGTGACGAAAGAATCAATTTGACTGATGCTATTTTCGATCTTCAACCGATCGCCATCTGCGATATGCTGTTCTAATGTTTCACATAGCTGTTTGCCAAGTATCAGGTTCAACATAGCAAATACGCCTTTCAATCGATGTGCCGTCTGCGAAAGCGATATGAAATCACGTTGCTGAAGTTCAGTATACAGTTTCTTCAGATCTACCGGTACTGTCTCAACAAATAAGGAATAATAGTCACTGGATTTTAGTTGCTGCTCATAGGCACTTATATCACCAGCATCAATGAATTCAGATTCTTCTTGTGACTCATCTGATATGATGCGCTGCTCGATTAATAATAATATTGCATCAATAACAGCACTGCCTAAATTATAATTTACCCGAATATAATTATCCTGCAACTGCTGTAAACCTACCTCATCTGAGGCCAGTAATAAGGTAAAATTATCATATTGTTGCGGGTTGTCCGTTAAGGTAACGTCGTAATCCCGCCCTGGTAAACGATCATCGGCGACAATACAGTTAGCACCGAATGAATTCAATAACGTGGTGATGATTGAGCGCACTTCTTCGGAGGTTATATCTAATAGCGCCGTGACACCGTCCAATAGTTTTTCTTGCTCCTCCGCTTGTTCATTTTGGATAGCCATGGTTAAGCGAATTGTATAGCGAGTACCTATATCAACTTTACTGCGAATCTCGAGTTGGCCGTTTAATTTCTTACATAATTGGTTACATAAAAAGAAGGTTAACCCCGACCCATGATTGTATCTGTCGACCAATGTTTGACTGAGGAACGGATAATTAAGATTGCTGATTTCTTCATCAGAAATACCGACGCCAGTATCGGTTATCTTGATAACCAGTTGTTCTGGATTTTCAGGCTCGTGGCCAACATTGAGCGTAATTTTCCCATAAGCGGTGGTAATGACAGAATAATGCAGCAGCAGCGACAGTATCTTGCACAATATTTTTTCATCACCGATGTAATCCTGATCAATGTTGACATGATAGTGATTAAACAGCGTTAAACCTTTCTGATTTATGGCAGGCAGTACCTCCAGTAGCAGCGCATCGATTAATGCTGATAGGGAGAAGGCTTCCTGTTCAGGCTGCCAGTCCTGCGTCTCTAGCCGCGTCAGTAGGGTAATGTTATCTATCAATTCGGCAATAGTGTCAG
The sequence above is drawn from the Yersinia intermedia genome and encodes:
- the rcsB gene encoding response regulator transcription factor RcsB; translation: MNNLNVIIADDHPIVLFGIRKSLEQIEWVNVVGEFEDSTALINSLSKLDANVLITDLSMPGDKYGDGITLIKYIKRHYPDLAIIVLTMNNNPAILSSVLDLDIDGIVLKQGAPADLPKALAALQKGKKFTPESVAKLLEKISANGYGDKRLSPKESEVLRLFAEGFLVTEIARKLNRSIKTISSQKKSAMMKLGVDNDIALLNYLSSVTISQVDKEQ